Proteins encoded in a region of the Panthera tigris isolate Pti1 chromosome B2, P.tigris_Pti1_mat1.1, whole genome shotgun sequence genome:
- the LOC102955627 gene encoding olfactory receptor 5V1-like has protein sequence MTVLCNTLLLFCRPLLLQYMITAVSVSFCPIPKRKPGSGMEGKNQTVLSEFIILGFSDLTDLQFLLFTIFFLTYICTLGGNIFIILVTVADPHLHTPMYHFLRNLAFLDICYTTTNVPQMMVHLLSAKKSISYLGCMAQLFAFIFFVGSECLLLAAMAYDRYIAICKPLRYSVIMNRAQYGRLAASCWTGGFLNSVVHTALTFHLPFCGNNQIQYFFCDIPPLLLLSCGDTSVNELALLSIGVFIGWAPFLGIILSYLYIISTILRIRSSEGRQKAFATCASHLVIVLLYYGSAIFTYVRPISTYSLEKDRLISVLYSVITPMLNPVIYTLRNKDIKGAVKVLGRRWKPPVPSFEM, from the coding sequence ATGACTGTCCTCTGTAACACTCTTCTCTTGTTTTGCAGACCATTGCTGCTGCAGTACATGATTACTGCAGTCAGTGTTTCTTTTTGCCCAATCCCCAAAAGGAAACCAGGCAGCGGCATGGAAGGAAAGAATCAAACAGTTCTGTCTGAATTCATCATTTTGGGATTCTCTGATCTAACTGATTTACAATTTTTACTTTTCACCATCTTCTTTCTGACCTATATCTGTACTTTGGGAGGAAATATCTTCATTATCCTGGTGACTGTGGCTGATCCACATCTACACACCCCCATGTATCATTTTCTGAGGAATTTGGCCTTTCTTGACATCTGCTACACCACCACCAACGTCCCCCAGATGATGGTGCATCTCCTGTCAGCGAAGAAGAGCATTTCCTATTTGGGTTGCATGGCACagctttttgcatttattttctttgtgggatCAGAGTGTCTCCTCCTGGCAGCCATGGCGTATGACCGTTACATTGCAATCTGCAAACCTCTACGGTACTCAGTGATTATGAACAGGGCCCAGTATGGCCGCTTAGCCGCCTCGTGTTGGACTGGGGGTTTCCTCAACTCAGTGGTGCACACAGCACTGACCTTCCACCTGCCCTTCTGTGGCAACAACCAGATTCAGTATTTCTTCTGTGACATCCCCCCTTTGCTGCTGTTGTCTTGTGGGGACACTTCTGTCAATGAGTTGGCATTGCTGTCCATTGGGGTCTTCATCGGGTGGGCTCCTTTCTTGGGTATCATCCTCTCCTACCTCTATATTATCTCTACCATCTTGAGGATCCGCTCCTCAGAGGGGAGGCAAAAGGCATTTGCCACCTGTGCCTCGCACCTGGTCATTGTCCTTCTGTACTACGGCAGCGCCATCTTCACATACGTGCGGCCCATCTCAACATACTCACTGGAGAAAGACAGACTAATCTCTGTGTTATACAGTGTCATTACCCCCATGCTGAACCCTGTAATTTACACACTGAGGAATAAGGACATCAAAGGGGCCGTGAAGGTGTTGGGGAGAAGGTGGAAGCCACCCGTCCCTTCTTTTGAGATGTAA